The following coding sequences lie in one Cannabis sativa cultivar Pink pepper isolate KNU-18-1 chromosome 5, ASM2916894v1, whole genome shotgun sequence genomic window:
- the LOC115718864 gene encoding zinc finger BED domain-containing protein DAYSLEEPER-like yields the protein MLSEVPFIKDMATQMMSKFQKYWREIHGLMCVAVVLDPRYKFMLLEYYFPVIYGDEQYVTEIAKVRELCCELLEEYGSKFPHLRERRVQEENVSTSSSTRRLDALSNFDRFVRASYRVENMKSELDLYLEENLIPRTEESFDICNYWKVTGLKYPLLSMIAKDVFAVPVSTVASESTFSTGGRHVSSHRSRLHPSTLEALVCTQNWLKTDKKATVNDEDNDVDPTMEPYVVDLDD from the exons ATGTTATCAGAGGTGCCTTTTATTAAGGACATGGCAACTCAAATGATGTCCAAGTTCCAGAAATATTGGCGAGAGATTCACGGGCTTATGTGTGTGGCGGTTGTTTTAGACCCGAGGTACAAGTTCATGTTGCTCGAATACTATTTCCCTGTAATTTATGGAGATGAGCAATATGTAACTGAAATTGCGAAGGTTCGTGAGCTTTGTTGCGAGCTACTAGAGGAGTACGGGTCTAAGTTTCCTCATTTGAGAGAAAGAAGGGTTCAAGAAGAAAATGTATCAACATCGTCTTCAACACGCCGATTGGATGCCCTTTCTAACTTTGATAGATTTGTTAGAGCTTCCTATCGAGTAGAGAATATGAAGTCTGAACTGGATTTATATTTAGAGGAGAACTTGATACCTAGGACTGAAGAGTCATTTGATATATGCAACTATTGGAAGGTGACGGGCCTCAAATACCCTTTGTTGAGTATGATTGCCAAGGATGTATTTGCTGTGCCTGTTAGCACTGTTGCTTCGGAATCTACATTCAGCACTGGTGGTAGGCACGTGAGTTCACATCGATCGAGACTTCATCCTTCTACATTAGAAGCATTAGTATGTACACAAAATTGGTTGAAGACTGACAAAAAAG caACAGTGAATGATGAAGATAATGATGTTGATCCAACAATG gaGCCTTACGTAGTTGATCTTGATGATTAG